A portion of the Sandaracinobacteroides saxicola genome contains these proteins:
- a CDS encoding ABC transporter ATP-binding protein has translation MLTLDRLTKSYRTDTIETTALNAIDLHIAKGEFVAIMGPSGCGKSTLLNIIGLLDRATAGHYRFEGTETTALSEAALTDLRKRRIGFIFQSFNLIDELTVRENVELALLYHAIPSAERRTRVDAVLDRVGIAHRARHRPSQLSGGQQQRVAVARALVASPPLILADEPTGNLDTAHGEEVMRMLRSLNQEGSTIVMVTHSPAHADYAGRVVNMLDGRILTERQRAA, from the coding sequence ATGCTGACGCTCGACCGCCTCACCAAAAGCTACCGCACCGACACCATCGAGACGACCGCGCTCAACGCCATCGACCTCCACATCGCAAAGGGCGAATTCGTCGCCATCATGGGGCCGTCCGGCTGCGGCAAGTCCACGCTCCTGAACATCATCGGCCTGCTCGATCGCGCCACCGCCGGCCACTACCGGTTCGAAGGCACCGAAACCACCGCGCTCTCCGAAGCGGCGCTCACCGACCTCAGGAAACGCCGCATCGGCTTCATCTTCCAGAGCTTCAACCTGATCGACGAGCTGACCGTGCGCGAGAATGTCGAACTCGCGCTGCTCTACCACGCCATTCCCTCGGCCGAGCGCCGCACCCGCGTCGATGCCGTGCTCGACCGTGTCGGCATCGCCCACCGCGCCCGCCACCGCCCCAGCCAGCTCTCCGGCGGCCAGCAGCAGCGCGTCGCCGTCGCCCGCGCGCTGGTCGCCAGCCCGCCGCTGATCCTCGCCGACGAACCCACCGGCAACCTCGACACCGCGCATGGCGAGGAAGTGATGCGCATGCTCCGCAGCCTCAACCAGGAAGGTTCCACCATCGTCATGGTCACCCACTCCCCCGCCCACGCCGATTACGCCGGCCGCGTCGTCAACATGCTCGACGGCCGCATCCTCACCGAACGCCAGCGCGCCGCTTAA